The Pontibacter korlensis sequence ATAGAAGCGAAGTGCGGCCCGCTATAAGCAGAGAAGACCTACCGATAACTTTTGCCGTGGATCGGATTGCGCTTGGTGGTCAGAACATGATGGCGCAAGAAATTCCCTTCTTCAAGTTTTTTGATCATAACGAGGGCAAAGCGGACAGGTTAATTGCCCATAATTTGGTGGCAGGAGGTAGCGGCCGTCTTTACCTCGACAAGTCGACGAAAGAAGGATATTATTCGCAGCAGCGCGGTAACGACGACTGGGGCTCTCATGTCGTTGTAAAATTCAAAGCCAAGCTTTCATAGGCAGGGGCTTTTCCTTTGTAGTTTTGCCATATTCACTTATGGTTCACTTTACTCCTAGAGCAAGGGTTAAATCTAACGTTGTGTTAAAAATGCACGCGCTCCTTTCTTTGCTCTTGCTTGTATCTGCGGCAGGCTGTAGCAAAAGAGTGCCATCCTATACTTCTTCAGGCAAAGAAGTGCTGATGGTGCAGAAGAATGTGGAGCTGTACAGAAAAAAGCCTCATATATGGCCAGCAAAGGGATGGGTGGCAGCTACAGAAAATGAGTTAATATTTGTGCCTTCACCCTACTATGGAGGGCTCTACATAAATGGACGAGACAGCACTTTTATACAGCTAAGAGATATCGTGGGTTTAGAAGAGAAGAGATGGATGCTGATGTTTCCGTATAGGCTTGAGGTGACAACCAGCGACAGTAGCGTGTACTCCTTTGTAACGGTGCGGCGCAGTGAGCTAATCAGGAAGATAAATGAACTAAAGCTCGAAGAATAAGAAACAGCTAGTAGTAGCACCTGCTTTTATACTTCAACGGCCACTCTGTATGTATAGAGTGGCCGTTGAAGTATAAAAGCAGGTGCTACTACTACTCTTTTGATCTGTTAGGACTGTTTCCGCCACCCTGGCCAGGGTTAGCAATGTTGTTGCGCATATCGGTGTCAGACTGGATGTTCTGCATGCGGTAGTAATCCATAACTCCCAGGTTCCCGGTTCGGAAAGCAGCCGCGATAGCCTGTGGTACCTCTACCTCGGCCTGTATTACGTTGGCGCGGGCTTCCTGTGCCTTTGCTTTCATCTCCTGCTCCACAGCTACTGCCATGGCACGACGCTCTTCAGCCTTCGCTTCCGCTACCTTCAGGTCGGCGTTGGCTTGGTCTATCTGTAATTTAGCACCAATGTTCTCGCCTACGTCCACGTCGGCAATATCAATAGAGAGAATCTCATAAGCAGTACCGGCATCCAATCCTTTCTGGAGAACAAGCTTTGAGATGATATCTGGGTTTTCAAGCACTACCTTATGAGAGCCGGAGGAGCCAATGGAAGTAACTATACCCTCACCAACACGGGCAAGTATGGTTTCTTCGCCAGCACCACCCACCAACTGCATAATGTTAGCTCTAACTGTAACACGAGCTTTGGCAATCAACTGTATACCGTCCTGTGCTACAGCTGCTACGTTTGGCGTGTTGATCACTTTAGGGTTTACAGAGGTAGTTACAGCCTCAAACACGTTACGGCCTGCCAAATCGATGGCGGTGGCTTGCTTGAACGAAAGCGGAATATTTGCCTTGTCAGCAGAAATCAGGGCCTTAATTACGTTTGGCACATTGCCGCCAGCAAGATAATGCGTTTCCAGCTCAGTGGTGGTTACGTCTATGCCTGCCTTCGTCGCGTTGATCATGGAGTTCACGATAAGGCTTGGTGGCACCTTACGGATACGCATGAATACCAGTTCCAGCAGACCTACCCTCACGCCAGAGAACAGCGCAGTGATCCATAAGCTGATAGGGACAAAGTACAGGAAGATGATCAGCAGGACGATACCACCTGCTATAAGGAATATGGGGGTTAGGTTTTCCATTTGAGAGAGATTAGGAGATTGCTTCTACTATAATCTTATTCTGGTTTAGTTTGACAATACGAACAGGAGTGTTGGGCGCAACAAACTCCCCCAGCGTCTGCACCTCGTGGTGTCGGTCTGCGAACAGTGCTGTACCTTGCGGCCGCAGCGCTGAAATTGTTCTTCCTTCTTCACCTAACTGCAGGGTATGCTGATAATCCTCATTTACGCGCCCCTTGTTCTGGTCTTTCAGCGCAAAGCGCGTCCAGCTGTCGGAGCGGAAACTATAGAAGAATGCCAGCCCGGCTATAAGAACAGTAATGGTAAGTATGATGTGGCCGGTATCGGTGCCTAGTGCTGCATAACCTATCCAAACGCCAATGGCTGTAAGTATAAAGCCTAGTATGCCTACAATGGTGGTGCCCGGCACAAAGATGAGCTCTACTATGATCAGGAGTAGGCCAATGCCGATAAGCGATATAACTGTGATCCAATCCAGTAGCATGGTAGGGCGCGATTACAGTCTACAATATAGCACTTTCTTCTTCATGTTATCATACTCACTGATACTTATTACAGAACTGCCTCCAATAGTCTGTAAAGCGCCTGTTTTATGTACTCCTGTAAAGCAAAAGCGCCACCTGCCGGGTGGCAGGTGGCGCTGGAAGTATCATCTAGAAGGACTATTAGTAGGCCTTGGCAAAGTATACGCGCTTCTTGCTTGGCTTACCAGTCAGCATATCCACGCCATCTTCTGCTGGTGTATCGAGAGCAATGCAGCGGATAGTTGCTTTGGTCTCTTCTTTGATGCGCTCCTCCGTTTCAGGAGTGCCATCCCAATGAGCAAGTATAAAGCCGCCTTTCGTCTCTAGCACCTGCTTAAACTCCTCATAAGAGTCAACTTTGGTAGTATGCTCTTCGCGGTAGTTAAGGGCTTTCTGGTAGATATTCTCCTGAATCTCGTCAAGAAGTGCCGGGATGTAATCTGCCAGCGCATCAAACTGCTGCGTGCTCTTTTCCTTTGTATCGCGGCGTGCAATTTCAGCAGTACCATTCTCCAGGTCACGGGCACCAATGGCAACACGAACAGGCACACCTTTCAGCTCCCACTCAGCAAATTTAAAGCCTGGGCGTTCAGTATCGCGGTCATCAAATTTCACACTGATGCCTTTGGCCAATAGCTCACGCTTCAGTTGATTTACTTTTTCGGTGATTTGCGCCAACTGCTCTTCTCCTTTGTAGATCGGAACAATCACCACTTGTATTGGAGCCAGTTTTGGAGGGAGCACTAAGCCTTCATCATCAGAGTGTGCCATTACCAAGGCGCCCATCAAGCGCGTGCTTACACCCCAGGAAGTGCCCCACACGTGCTCCAGGCCACCTTCTTTGGTAGCATACTTTACATCAAAGGCTTTGGCAAAGTTCTGGCCCAGGAAGTGGGAGGTACCTGCCTGAAGTGCCTTGCCGTCCTGCATCAAACCTTCGATGCAGTAAGTATCCAAAGCACCGGCAAAACGCTCGTTTGGTGTTTTAACACCTCGAACAACTGGCAGCGCCAGGTACTTCTCAGCAAAGGTAGCGTATACCTCCAGCATCTGTTCTGTCTCTGCTATGGCCTCTTTAGCCGTAGCATGTGCCGTATGGCCTTCCTGCCACAGGAACTCAGCAGTACGCAGGAACAGGCGCGTACGCATTTCCCAACGCACCACGTTTGCCCACTGGTTTATCAGCAGCGGTAGGTCACGGTAGCTTTGGATCCAATTTTTGTACGTATTCCAGATTACGGCTTCAGAGGTAGGACGCACGATCAGTTCTTCCTCCAATTTTGCGTTTGGGTCCACGCGCAGCTTTCCGGTATTATCCGGATCTGCCTGCAGGCGGTAGTGGGTTACTACAGCACACTCTTTCGCAAAGCCTTCTGCGTTCTGCTCTTCGGCCTCAAACAAGCTTTTGGGTACAAACAGGGGGAAGTATGCATTCTCATGACCGGTTGCTTTGAACATATCGTCCAGCACGCGCTGCATTTTTTCCCAGATGGCGAAACCGTACGGCTTAATGACCATACAGCCACGTACTGCCGAGTTCTCTGCAAGTCCCGCCTTCTTCACCAGCTCGTTATACCATAGCGAGTAATCGTCGCTTCTTTTAGGTAACCCTTTGCTCATTTTAATTTAGTTTATCTTTATTATCTAATAAATAATCCTTTTGGAACAAATTTTGTTATAATACAGACAGTGTCTGGACATCGTTCCGGCCCAAAAATACGTTAATAATATTATACTATAGATAAGGTTTTGCCCCAATTGTGATTATCTTTGATATAGAAGAAGTTAATACCTATCAGAACACCAGCAAAAGGCCATGAAAAGATATAAATTACTTACTCTAGCCCCCGTGCTTGCCCTGATGGCCGTTGGCTGTAGCAGCCCTGTTGCAATGCAGTCGTCGGAGTACGACGATATGTACTACAGCTCATCGGATCAGACAGTGTACGTGGAGCCGGCAGCACAGGTGCAGCCATCGACACAGGCACGCCAGCAGCAACAGCAACAATACGAGAACAGCAATAACAGTAACCAGGAGGCGCTTGCCGAAGGTGAGGTGCTGAACCCTGAGTACTCAGAAAGCTACATTACGCAGAATTATTCTGGAGACGAATACTATGATGGCCGTGCTTATGACGAGCGCGACAACTGGTATCGCCCGGACTATTCTTTTGTAGACCCATACTGGGGTAGTTCCTATGCTCCGCGCCGTATGAGCTATGCTTTCTACGACCCATTCTATGATCCGTTTTTTCATGATCCGTTTTACTACGACCCATTCTGGAGCAGTGCCCGTTTCAGAACAGGCGTAAGCATTAGCTTTAGCTATGGGTGGGGTCGTGGCTTCTACGGATTACCTCACTATGGTTATAGCAACTGGTGGCCAAACAGCTATGGATACGGCTTCTACAATGGCTACAACAGAGGGTTCTATAACGGCTATTATACCCACAACCCATATACATGGTACAACGATAGACCGGTAGTAATCGGCAAAGCTTCCCGTGTACAGTATGGCCCGCGCGATAGCCGCAATACGCAGCTAAACGGCAACACTACAGGAAGACCGGCAAGAGTGGAGCGAGGCGAGAACCTGGAGCAGCAGCAGCAAAGCCAGGGTGTTGTTGGTCGTCAGACACGCAGCAGCCGCAGCACAGTAGCTCCAAGCACTGGGTCTGCCAAGCCTGAGCTGCCATCAAGACCAAGTCGCCGTTCAGGCAATAGCACCAGGGTAGAGCAGCAGAGCGCACAGCCAGCTGTAACGCCAGGCAGCCGCAATACACGAACTCGTGAGTATACGCCAAGCCGCTCAACAGAGCCGCAGCAGCGCCGCGAGATACGTACGCGTACAATTGAGCGTAGCAGCCAGCCTAGCAGATCCATTGAGCGCAGTCGTTCAGTTGAAAGCCGCCCAAGCCGCAGCACTTTCGAGAGCCGCCCGAGTAGCTCACCAAGCCCATCTATCAACAGGAGCAGCAACAGCAGTAGCAATAGCTCGTCTTCGGGCAGCAGCAGCGGTGGTGGTCGTCCTACACGAGGAAACAATTAGCAGCATAGTATAAAAACTATATAACAAATGAAGA is a genomic window containing:
- the floA gene encoding flotillin-like protein FloA (flotillin-like protein involved in membrane lipid rafts) → MENLTPIFLIAGGIVLLIIFLYFVPISLWITALFSGVRVGLLELVFMRIRKVPPSLIVNSMINATKAGIDVTTTELETHYLAGGNVPNVIKALISADKANIPLSFKQATAIDLAGRNVFEAVTTSVNPKVINTPNVAAVAQDGIQLIAKARVTVRANIMQLVGGAGEETILARVGEGIVTSIGSSGSHKVVLENPDIISKLVLQKGLDAGTAYEILSIDIADVDVGENIGAKLQIDQANADLKVAEAKAEERRAMAVAVEQEMKAKAQEARANVIQAEVEVPQAIAAAFRTGNLGVMDYYRMQNIQSDTDMRNNIANPGQGGGNSPNRSKE
- the proS gene encoding proline--tRNA ligase, giving the protein MSKGLPKRSDDYSLWYNELVKKAGLAENSAVRGCMVIKPYGFAIWEKMQRVLDDMFKATGHENAYFPLFVPKSLFEAEEQNAEGFAKECAVVTHYRLQADPDNTGKLRVDPNAKLEEELIVRPTSEAVIWNTYKNWIQSYRDLPLLINQWANVVRWEMRTRLFLRTAEFLWQEGHTAHATAKEAIAETEQMLEVYATFAEKYLALPVVRGVKTPNERFAGALDTYCIEGLMQDGKALQAGTSHFLGQNFAKAFDVKYATKEGGLEHVWGTSWGVSTRLMGALVMAHSDDEGLVLPPKLAPIQVVIVPIYKGEEQLAQITEKVNQLKRELLAKGISVKFDDRDTERPGFKFAEWELKGVPVRVAIGARDLENGTAEIARRDTKEKSTQQFDALADYIPALLDEIQENIYQKALNYREEHTTKVDSYEEFKQVLETKGGFILAHWDGTPETEERIKEETKATIRCIALDTPAEDGVDMLTGKPSKKRVYFAKAY
- a CDS encoding NfeD family protein — encoded protein: MLLDWITVISLIGIGLLLIIVELIFVPGTTIVGILGFILTAIGVWIGYAALGTDTGHIILTITVLIAGLAFFYSFRSDSWTRFALKDQNKGRVNEDYQHTLQLGEEGRTISALRPQGTALFADRHHEVQTLGEFVAPNTPVRIVKLNQNKIIVEAIS